Genomic DNA from Gemmatimonadales bacterium:
CAGGCGGAGCCCCTGAACAGCAATCGTGAAAGCCATGGCGGCTCTAAGATAGCGCAGCAGTGCCTACGACCACCCAAGGCGCGCAGGTGGTGGGAAGGCGGCTCAGGGGCCGGCGCGCGGTACCAGCCCGATGACCCGAACCGGGCCTCCCGAGCCCTTGGCGATCTTCATCGGGAGCGCGATGACCGTCGCGCCGATCGGGGGGAGTGCGTCGAGGCCGGTCAGGTTCTCGAGCGCGATTCCGTTCTTCGCGCTCAGGATCCGGTGGACCAGGAAGTCCGCCGAAGGGCCGTAGTCGATCGAGGGTGAGTCGATCCCGAGCCCCGTGACCTGGCGGTCTTCGATCAGGAGCTTGGCCGCATCCACTCCGAATCCCGGAAAGTGAAGCCTCGATGCATCGCCGGCGGTCGTGTCGCCGAAGTACGCCATCCGGTTGCCCCAATGGCGGTCCCACCCGGTCTTGAGCAGAACGAAGGCACCAGCGGGAATCCGGCCGTGCTGCTGCTCGAAGGCGGTGACCTCGTCGACCGACAGCCGCGCATCGCGGTCCTCGGCCGCTCGTGCCGACAGATCGATTACGATGGCCTTGCTGACCAGTTGCTCGAGCGGAATCTGATCCGCTGTGCGTCCCCCTTCGTGGAAGTGGATCGGCGCGTCGAGATGAGTGCCGCCATGCTCAGGGGCCGCGAAGGCGTAGGATGAGTAGAACCAGCCTCCCGGTGTCGGTCCGTAGGCCAACTCATCGAGGCGAAAGCCCGAGGGCGAGGTCGGCCAGTACAACGTCTCGGGCGTGAACGCGTGCGTCAGGTCGACCAGTTGGTAACGCGACAAATCGAAGCCTGAGTCGGATGCCGGCGGAGCGCAGCCGGCAAGCGCGGCGACGGAGAGCAGCAGGGCGGTCGGGCGTATCGTTGCCATGTCGTGATCCCGCGCGTGGAGCGCGTCGCGGTGGATGGAGGCTGGAATCGGTCGGTGATAATCCCTGTATGTACTGCAGTCGCCGCGCTGGCGGAAGACTCAGTCGAGGAATTTTGGCGCCGGGATATCCAGGCCTTTACCCGGGAGCACCATCAGGGTCGAAGCTCCCCTCGCCAGTAGCCGCCCGTCGTGGGATCTGATTGTCGCCTCCGAGTAGGAAACCGTCCGTCCGCCCCGGATCAGCGTGCCCTCCGCAATCAGCCGGCCCGGTCGTCCCGGCTCGAGGTAGTTGAGCTTGAGGTCGACGTTGACGAGCCCTGCGTCTTCCGGAATCGGTGCGAACGCCGCCCAGAACGTGGCGGTATCGACCAGAGTCGCGATGACCCCCCCGTGGACAATTCCGAACGGCTGCAGGTGCTGAGTTCCGGCCTCCAGTTCGACTCGGCACCGATCCAGCTCGATCTCAACCAGCTGCATCGAGATGTGATGCGGGAATGGCGCGGCCCGAACTCGTTCATACAGGCTCGCAAGATAGGCCGGGTTGAGGCGACGCATGCCGGGAAGAATAATGAACCCGGCAACGGACTCGAACGGGCCTGCCATCGGAACGCCTCCAAGTGCCACATTGACAGGTTCAGGTACAGCTTCTTGGGTCATATCCGCCAGTTTGGCTGGGTTTGGGCGGCATGCGGACTGCGTTTTCAGCTGGCAGTCGTGCAGCCGCGTGGCTCACGGTTCCAGAACAACTGTATTTGAAGGAGAGTGGCCGAATGTTGGTTCGATGGATGGAGCGTCCGACCGAGTCTCGGCGCGCGTGGCGTGAGGTGAATCGTTTGTTCGATGAGACCTTCGGCTTGGCGAACGGAGCTGCCGCACCGAACGGTGGCGGGTGGCTTCCGGCGGTCGACGTGACCGAGGATGAGCAGGCCTATCGAGTGGCGCTCGAGCTGCCCGGCGTGAAGGCGTCGGACGTCAAGGTCGAAGTCGACGGCAACCGTTTGACCGTCAGTGGCGAGAAGAAGCTCGAGGTCGACACCGCGACCCGATCCGAGCGGCGCTATGGCAGTTTCAGTCGAGTCTTTACCCTGCCTGAAACGGTCGACGTCGGCTCCATCGGCGCACGATCGCAGGATGGCGTGCTGACCATCACGCTGCCCAAGGTCGAGAAGGCCAAGCCGCGGCAGATTGCTGTGACCGCGAGCTAAGACCCCCCGAGGCTTCTGCCTCACCACCGCCGTCGTGCGCACCCGGGCAGGGTGATGCGCGGCGGCGGTTTGGCGTCGGCGTCGGGCTGCACTGGACGCCGCTCCGGCCGCTGGCGATCTTGTTTCGAGCATCCCTCTGACCAGCGCGAGGTTCTCCATGTCGACGTCCCGTCGTCAGTTCCTTCGGCGTGTTTCCGCCGGCGTGGCCGCCATGCCGTTCGTGTCGAGCCGAGGACTGGAGGCCGCCTGGGCTGATCCGGGTCGGATTCGGATCGAGAACCCCGCCGATCTGATTTCCCTCGACAGCAACGAGAATCCGACTGGGCCATCGCCCCGAGCCATGTCGGTCATTCGCGACATCGTTGCCGAGGGCAACAGGTACCCCTATGAGCTGGTCACCGCGCTGAACGAAAAGGCTGCGGCATTTCACGGGGTGACGACCAAGGAGATTCTGTTGGGGTGCGGGTCGACCGAACACCTGCGGATGATTGTCGACGCCTTTGCAACCCGCGGCTCCGGGCTGGTCGCGGCGACCCCGACCTATGAGGCGCCGCTCCGCATCGCCACTCGGCGGGGCATTCCGGTGGCGGCGCCGCCGCTCACAGCGGAGCTCCGCCTCGATCTGGACGCGATGCTGAGCGCGGCTGGCGGAGCAGGTCTCGTCTATCTCTGCAACCCGAACAATCCGACCGGAACCATCCGCAGCAAGAGCGATGTCGAGGGCTTTATTCGCGCCGTCTGGACCAGGTCGCCCAAGGCGACGGTTGTCGTCGACGAGGCGTACTTCGAGTACGTCGATGATCCTGCGTACGGCACCGCGATTCCCCTGGCGCTGGCCGATCCGCGTGTCGTCGTGCTCCGGACCATGAGCAAGGTGTACGGCATGGCGGGACTGCGAATCGGCTACGCGGTGGGGCATGCCGATGCGATGGCGACTCTTGCTGTGCACAGCCTTGGCCTCAACATCAACACCATTGGTGCTGCCGGGGCCGTCGCTAGTCTCGCTGATCAGGATCACGTCCGGAAGGAACGGAAGCGCAACAATGACCTGCGCGCCTCCACCCAGGCGTTCTTTGAACGAGCCGGCTATCAGGTTGCCGCGTCACAGACCAACTTCCTGCTGGTCGACGTGCGTCAGCCGATTGCCGACTTTCGAAAGGCTTGCCAGGATCGCGGGGTGCTGATCGGCCGACGGTTTGCTCCGCTCGAGACGCATGCGCGCATCACGATCGGAACCAAGGACGAGATGAAAACGGCACTGAAGGTCTTTGC
This window encodes:
- a CDS encoding cyclase family protein; its protein translation is MATIRPTALLLSVAALAGCAPPASDSGFDLSRYQLVDLTHAFTPETLYWPTSPSGFRLDELAYGPTPGGWFYSSYAFAAPEHGGTHLDAPIHFHEGGRTADQIPLEQLVSKAIVIDLSARAAEDRDARLSVDEVTAFEQQHGRIPAGAFVLLKTGWDRHWGNRMAYFGDTTAGDASRLHFPGFGVDAAKLLIEDRQVTGLGIDSPSIDYGPSADFLVHRILSAKNGIALENLTGLDALPPIGATVIALPMKIAKGSGGPVRVIGLVPRAGP
- a CDS encoding PaaI family thioesterase, with translation MAGPFESVAGFIILPGMRRLNPAYLASLYERVRAAPFPHHISMQLVEIELDRCRVELEAGTQHLQPFGIVHGGVIATLVDTATFWAAFAPIPEDAGLVNVDLKLNYLEPGRPGRLIAEGTLIRGGRTVSYSEATIRSHDGRLLARGASTLMVLPGKGLDIPAPKFLD
- a CDS encoding Hsp20/alpha crystallin family protein yields the protein MLVRWMERPTESRRAWREVNRLFDETFGLANGAAAPNGGGWLPAVDVTEDEQAYRVALELPGVKASDVKVEVDGNRLTVSGEKKLEVDTATRSERRYGSFSRVFTLPETVDVGSIGARSQDGVLTITLPKVEKAKPRQIAVTAS
- a CDS encoding aminotransferase class I/II-fold pyridoxal phosphate-dependent enzyme — its product is MSTSRRQFLRRVSAGVAAMPFVSSRGLEAAWADPGRIRIENPADLISLDSNENPTGPSPRAMSVIRDIVAEGNRYPYELVTALNEKAAAFHGVTTKEILLGCGSTEHLRMIVDAFATRGSGLVAATPTYEAPLRIATRRGIPVAAPPLTAELRLDLDAMLSAAGGAGLVYLCNPNNPTGTIRSKSDVEGFIRAVWTRSPKATVVVDEAYFEYVDDPAYGTAIPLALADPRVVVLRTMSKVYGMAGLRIGYAVGHADAMATLAVHSLGLNINTIGAAGAVASLADQDHVRKERKRNNDLRASTQAFFERAGYQVAASQTNFLLVDVRQPIADFRKACQDRGVLIGRRFAPLETHARITIGTKDEMKTALKVFAEVLGLSAQAG